Genomic window (Thomasclavelia spiroformis DSM 1552):
GCTTTAGAGGGAATTAAACCAATTTTATTGTATCCGGTTATTGGAATTTTATTAGTTTCAGTTATAACAACATTTATTAATCCGTTTGTTGGAGCAATTAATGATGCATTAAATGGATTTTTAAATGGAATGGGTGGTACAAGTAAGGTATTATTAGGAATGATTGTTGCTGGAATGCAATCAACAGATATGGGTGGACCTATTAATAAAGCATCTTATGTGTTTGCAACATCACAGCTTGCAGAAGGAAATTTTGAAATAATGGCGGCTGTTATGGCAGGTGGAATGATTCCTCCTCTAGCAATTGCCTTGAGTACAACATTCTTTAAAAATAGATGGACAAAAGATGAACGCAATTCAGGATTAGTTAATTATGTAATGGGATTAGCATTTATTTCTGAAGGCGCAATTCCTTTTGCTGCTAAAGATCCTTTAAGAGTTATTCCTTCATGTATTGTAGGAAGTGCAGTAGCAGGCGCTTTATCAATGTTTTTGGGATGTACATTAAGAGCACCTCATGGTGGTATCTTTGTTTTACCTACAATCGGTAATCCATTAATGTATGCTCTTGCTATCTTAATTGGAGCTATCGCTGGATGTTTAGTTCTTTCTATTTTAAAAAAACATTGAAAGGAAATTAAAAAAATAATGAATAATTTAAAAGAAAAATGTGCTTTAGAAGCATTGAAATATATTAAAGATCAAAGTATTGTTGGTTTAGGTGGTGGTAGCACAATTGCTTATTTAGTAGAATTTTTAGCTAAAAAAAATTTAGATATAAAGATTGTAACACCATCTTATCAAACAGCAATGTTATGTTTAAAACACCAACTTTGTGTTGTACCTACATGGTCAGTTGACCATGTAGATATTGCCTTTGATGGTTGTGATGAGGTTGATTTAAAATTAAATGCATTAAAATCAGGTGGGGCAATTCATACAAAAGAAAAAATTATTGCTTCAATGGCTGATGATTATGTGTTATTAGTAGATGAATCAAAGGTATTTGAAAAATTGCCTTTTGATCATGCTATAACAATTGAAATAATTCCTGAAAGTATAAAATATGTACAAAAGAGATTAGAAAAATTAGGAGCTATTGTTTCTATGCGTCAAAGTAAAGCTAAAGATGGTTATACTATAAGTGACCATGGAATGTTTATTATGGAAGCTAAATTTAAAAATGTTGAAGATATTCAAGAATTAGATAATAATTTAAAAAAGATTACAGGAATTGTTGATACATCATTATTTGTAGGTAAAGTGAATTTTGTTTTATCAATTGATGATGATGGTTATATTCGTAAGTTTTAAAA
Coding sequences:
- the rpiA gene encoding ribose 5-phosphate isomerase A, translated to MNNLKEKCALEALKYIKDQSIVGLGGGSTIAYLVEFLAKKNLDIKIVTPSYQTAMLCLKHQLCVVPTWSVDHVDIAFDGCDEVDLKLNALKSGGAIHTKEKIIASMADDYVLLVDESKVFEKLPFDHAITIEIIPESIKYVQKRLEKLGAIVSMRQSKAKDGYTISDHGMFIMEAKFKNVEDIQELDNNLKKITGIVDTSLFVGKVNFVLSIDDDGYIRKF